The Solibacillus sp. FSL R7-0682 genome includes a window with the following:
- a CDS encoding cysteine desulfurase family protein — translation MIYLDYAATTPMTEGAIEAYSEAARKLSGNPSSLHDMGGRASAAVRWARKVIANKLGVHEDGMIFTGSGTEGNILAILSIAREAHRGKHIISCLAEHTSVHAALNTLEREGFEITKLPLTKEGIIDLDSLEKAIRPDTTLITIQHVNSEIGSIQPVKAIAELAKNFGILIHVDCVQSFCKLDVTGLSGQVDAITISAHKVGGPKGCGAVYINPRVRATPVFPGVTHEKGLRGGTLDTPSIVAMAVAVEEFVYNIGYQWQLRQDLIESLDKRLFQVIEAPFENQLPNICGICMGGVEGQYVMLKLNGEGICISTGSACDINSASGTKAILAMGKSLTEARQFFRISFGSETKREEIAKVNEALHNIINIV, via the coding sequence ATGATTTATTTAGATTATGCGGCAACGACACCAATGACTGAAGGAGCAATCGAAGCCTATAGTGAAGCCGCACGAAAACTTTCTGGCAATCCGTCCAGCTTACATGATATGGGAGGCAGGGCATCGGCAGCTGTCAGATGGGCAAGAAAGGTAATTGCAAACAAGCTTGGTGTACATGAGGATGGCATGATTTTTACTGGAAGCGGAACAGAAGGGAATATATTAGCGATTTTATCTATAGCGAGGGAGGCGCATCGTGGAAAACATATCATTTCTTGTCTGGCAGAGCATACTTCCGTTCATGCAGCGTTAAATACGTTAGAGCGAGAGGGATTTGAAATTACAAAGCTTCCGCTAACAAAAGAGGGAATTATCGATTTAGATAGTTTAGAAAAGGCTATTCGTCCAGATACAACTTTAATTACGATTCAGCATGTTAACTCCGAAATCGGCAGCATCCAGCCCGTAAAAGCGATTGCTGAGCTAGCAAAGAATTTTGGAATTCTTATTCATGTCGATTGTGTGCAATCATTTTGTAAGTTAGATGTAACTGGTCTTTCTGGACAGGTTGACGCGATCACTATCTCTGCACATAAAGTGGGCGGACCAAAAGGCTGTGGAGCTGTGTATATAAATCCACGTGTGCGAGCGACACCGGTGTTTCCTGGAGTCACACATGAAAAGGGCTTGCGTGGGGGAACACTTGATACGCCAAGCATTGTTGCAATGGCAGTCGCAGTTGAGGAATTTGTTTATAATATCGGCTATCAATGGCAACTTCGCCAAGACCTTATAGAGTCACTTGATAAAAGATTATTTCAAGTAATTGAAGCGCCATTTGAAAATCAGTTACCGAATATTTGTGGGATTTGTATGGGAGGGGTAGAAGGACAATATGTAATGCTAAAATTAAATGGAGAGGGTATATGCATTTCAACTGGGAGTGCCTGTGATATTAATAGTGCATCAGGAACGAAGGCGATCCTCGCGATGGGGAAATCATTGACGGAAGCAAGACAATTTTTCCGCATTTCTTTTGGTAGCGAAACAAAGCGGGAGGAAATAGCTAAGGTGAATGAGGCGTTGCATAACATTATTAACATCGTATAA
- a CDS encoding cytochrome C biogenesis protein: MNITTVKVEVLLPEMFIENIRNQLNAIGILTVGNYDHVISYTETKGYWRPLDKAIPYDGEKNEISFGSECKLEFKCEYSKIQETLKTIKEIHPYEEPIINIIPLLDI, from the coding sequence ATGAATATTACCACAGTGAAAGTAGAAGTTTTACTACCAGAAATGTTTATAGAAAATATTAGAAATCAGTTAAATGCTATCGGTATATTAACTGTCGGAAATTATGATCATGTTATTTCTTATACGGAAACCAAAGGGTATTGGAGACCTCTAGATAAAGCAATTCCTTATGATGGAGAAAAAAATGAAATTTCATTTGGCTCGGAATGTAAATTAGAATTTAAATGTGAGTATTCAAAGATACAAGAAACTTTAAAAACAATTAAAGAAATTCATCCGTATGAAGAACCAATAATTAATATTATCCCACTATTAGATATTTAA
- the nadC gene encoding carboxylating nicotinate-nucleotide diphosphorylase produces the protein MNVIKLKAMLTSFFNEDIGDGDLSSETIFSADEQGSFTFYAKEDGIFCGAQIIEIGFPILDSNLLIHVLKEDGEHISKGDRLAIIEGSLRSLLTGERVILNLVQRMSGIATKTNQAVAQTIGTKAKICDTRKTIPGLRMLDKYAVRTGGAYNHRSGLYDAIMLKDNHIAFAGSITKAVETARSKIGHTVKIEVEIETKAQLIEAIHAGTDIIMFDNRTPAEIYDWISLVPPHIATEASGNITLDNLRDYAESGVEWISLGSLTHSVPAFDISALVQPKGEISYDTR, from the coding sequence ATGAATGTAATCAAACTGAAAGCTATGTTAACGAGTTTTTTTAATGAAGATATTGGTGATGGTGATTTATCGAGCGAAACAATTTTTTCGGCAGATGAACAAGGTTCCTTTACGTTTTACGCAAAGGAGGACGGCATTTTTTGCGGTGCACAAATTATCGAAATTGGCTTTCCAATATTAGATTCAAATTTACTTATACACGTATTAAAGGAGGACGGCGAGCACATTTCAAAAGGAGATCGGCTTGCGATTATTGAAGGATCTCTTCGCAGCTTACTAACAGGAGAGCGTGTCATTTTGAATTTAGTACAACGGATGAGTGGTATTGCCACAAAGACGAATCAGGCAGTCGCTCAAACAATTGGCACGAAGGCTAAAATTTGCGATACACGCAAAACCATCCCAGGTCTTCGTATGCTCGACAAATATGCTGTTCGTACAGGCGGAGCTTATAATCATCGTAGTGGTCTATATGATGCCATTATGTTAAAGGACAATCACATCGCTTTTGCCGGTAGTATAACAAAAGCTGTAGAAACAGCACGAAGTAAAATTGGGCATACTGTAAAAATTGAGGTAGAAATCGAAACGAAGGCGCAGTTAATAGAAGCGATCCATGCAGGGACAGATATTATTATGTTCGATAATCGGACACCTGCAGAAATTTATGACTGGATATCACTAGTCCCACCTCATATTGCAACCGAGGCTTCAGGCAATATAACGTTAGACAATTTGAGGGATTATGCAGAAAGTGGTGTAGAGTGGATTTCCCTTGGTTCCCTCACTCATTCCGTCCCTGCATTTGATATTAGCGCACTCGTACAGCCAAAAGGAGAGATTAGCTATGACACTCGCTAA
- a CDS encoding IS3 family transposase (programmed frameshift), protein MSNKTFSLETKISALKYLEEGRYSAREICKMFNLNPNRLYEWRAKYQFGGTDALLRPVKNKRYPKELKKNAVEDYLTGNYSKYEIMIKYGISGRKVFNSWLKKYNSHSELKDSNQRMSQTMTKGRKTTFEERIEIVKACLTNEKDYKTTAVQYDVTYQQVYQWVRKFEDGGEASLEDRRGRMKSADERTPEEKLRIKIKKIERENERLRAENLPFKKVRGNRKEASLSKLRTQSHYLAIKELAEKEKFPILLLCKLVNVSRAAYYKWLNRQPTSHELENKQLIESIEHLYKQVNGIYGYRRITMTINRQRKKNGLNKVNKKRIYRLMQISELQAVIRRRPKKYRKVTPDYTAENVLAREFTAEKPNQKWCTDVTEFQYGNGKKAYLSAIIDLYDKSIVSYKFGQLNNNDLVFKTLKPAIRQLNKQEFPILHSDRGYQYTSKEFKRIMEKANLTHSMSRVGRCIDNGPIEAFWGTLKVEKYYLHKFETYEELKNAIDTYIKFYNNERYQETLNGLSPKEFRSQAA, encoded by the exons TTGTCTAATAAAACATTTTCATTAGAGACGAAGATTTCAGCTCTTAAATACCTAGAGGAAGGTCGTTATTCTGCAAGAGAAATTTGCAAGATGTTTAATTTGAATCCAAATCGCTTATATGAATGGCGCGCTAAATATCAATTCGGGGGCACAGATGCATTACTTCGTCCCGTTAAAAATAAAAGATACCCTAAAGAATTGAAAAAAAACGCCGTTGAAGATTACCTAACAGGCAATTATTCAAAGTATGAGATCATGATTAAATATGGAATCAGTGGTCGAAAAGTATTCAATAGCTGGTTAAAAAAATATAATAGTCATAGTGAATTAAAAGACTCGAATCAAAGGATGAGCCAAACTATGACTAAAGGAAGAAAAACTACTTTTGAAGAACGAATTGAAATCGTGAAAGCTTGCTTAACAAATGAAAAGGATTATAAAACAACAGCGGTTCAATATGATGTGACTTATCAACAAGTATATCAGTGGGTGCGTAAGTTTGAAGATGGTGGCGAAGCATCTCTTGAAGATCGCCGTGGGCGAATGAAATCAGCAGATGAACGTACACCAGAAGAAAAATTACGTATAAAAATCAAAAAAATAGAACGTGAAAATGAAAGATTACGTGCTGAAAATTTAC CTTTTAAAAAAGTTAGAGGAAATCGAAAGGAGGCTTCGTTAAGTAAACTTCGTACGCAAAGTCATTATCTAGCTATTAAAGAACTGGCAGAAAAAGAAAAATTTCCGATTCTATTACTTTGTAAATTAGTGAATGTTTCACGAGCAGCTTATTATAAATGGTTAAACCGCCAACCGACATCACATGAACTAGAAAACAAGCAGTTAATCGAATCGATTGAACATTTATATAAGCAAGTAAATGGTATTTACGGTTATCGTAGAATCACGATGACAATCAATCGCCAACGAAAAAAGAATGGCTTAAATAAAGTAAATAAAAAACGTATTTATCGTCTTATGCAGATTTCCGAATTGCAGGCAGTTATTCGACGTCGTCCCAAAAAGTACCGTAAGGTAACACCAGATTACACAGCTGAGAACGTATTAGCACGTGAATTCACGGCCGAAAAGCCAAATCAAAAATGGTGTACAGACGTAACTGAATTCCAGTATGGAAACGGTAAAAAGGCTTATTTAAGTGCGATTATTGATCTTTATGACAAATCTATTGTGAGTTACAAATTTGGACAATTAAATAACAATGATTTAGTTTTCAAGACGCTTAAACCAGCTATACGCCAATTAAATAAACAGGAATTTCCTATCCTACATAGTGATCGAGGATATCAATATACATCAAAAGAATTTAAACGAATCATGGAGAAAGCCAATCTGACACATAGTATGTCGAGAGTCGGCCGCTGTATTGATAATGGACCGATAGAAGCGTTTTGGGGAACTCTAAAAGTAGAGAAGTATTATTTACATAAATTTGAGACGTATGAAGAGTTAAAAAATGCGATTGATACGTACATAAAATTCTATAACAACGAACGATATCAAGAAACATTAAACGGCTTAAGTCCTAAGGAATTCAGGTCTCAAGCCGCTTGA
- a CDS encoding Type 1 glutamine amidotransferase-like domain-containing protein, with translation MNFYLSSFKIGNEEQKLIEITKNGNRKVAYLNNALDFATDLERKNKSDAIDVSDLQRIGFTVDILDLKEYFHNAEKLEQYLNQYDVIWVRGGNTFILAQAMKLSGFDKIIKKYFKENRNILYGGYSAGVCILGPTLKGIHLTDDTDQKPYGDEYQTIWDGLNILEYAIVPHYKSNHPESEDIDETIEYMINNKIPFKALKDGEVIIIE, from the coding sequence ATGAATTTTTATCTATCGTCTTTTAAAATTGGTAACGAAGAGCAAAAATTAATTGAAATAACGAAAAACGGCAATAGAAAAGTTGCTTATCTCAACAATGCATTAGACTTTGCGACGGATTTAGAAAGAAAGAATAAAAGTGATGCCATTGACGTGTCGGATCTTCAAAGAATCGGTTTTACAGTGGATATTTTAGATTTAAAAGAATATTTTCATAATGCAGAGAAACTAGAACAATACCTTAATCAGTATGACGTTATCTGGGTAAGGGGTGGCAATACCTTTATTCTTGCACAGGCGATGAAGTTAAGTGGGTTCGATAAAATAATTAAAAAGTATTTTAAGGAAAATAGGAACATCCTATATGGAGGTTATAGTGCTGGTGTTTGCATCCTTGGACCAACGCTAAAAGGTATACATTTAACTGATGACACAGATCAAAAGCCATATGGAGATGAATATCAAACTATTTGGGATGGACTAAATATATTGGAATATGCAATTGTCCCGCATTATAAATCAAACCATCCAGAGTCTGAGGATATAGACGAGACAATTGAATATATGATTAATAATAAAATACCATTTAAAGCATTAAAGGATGGAGAAGTAATTATAATTGAATGA
- the nadB gene encoding L-aspartate oxidase translates to MNIHTDIVIIGGGIAALKAASNLSRRFDVHIITKADLTHSSSYKAQGGIAAVIAANDHTSLHIQDTLEAGEFHHHEENVKALIENGSSLVKELLQEGFKADLNEDGEISLGLEGAHSKHRIVHAGGDATGKNLIDYIARELAPNVHIHTYEFAYELLLNSVGECCGIRVKTNEGEKSYYASYVILATGGAGALYACTSNCENSYGDGIALAYLAGAAITDMEFVQFHPSLLYVNGAKGLVSEAVRGAGGKFVDQNGQSIMDGKHPLGDLAPRHITAYEMNKMRANGQEVFIDISKIENFDQKFPTIHALCYQNDVNLSNGRIPIAPGSHFLMGGVITNLYGQTSIPRLFAIGEVACTGVHGANRLASNSLLEGITFGQMMATYLLENGSKQNNFISNNETGTPLPKNLYPKESLQKAMLSNAGIVRSNESLQKLINQLPVISCKKVNLQHYSKELIELYFMNTTASLIVHAAQARTESRGAHIRGDYPSKDRLWQRKWIVFEQGKMNVRKDLYECNQTESYVNEFF, encoded by the coding sequence ATGAATATTCATACGGATATTGTCATTATAGGAGGAGGGATTGCTGCACTCAAAGCTGCATCAAATTTAAGCCGACGTTTTGATGTACATATCATTACAAAGGCTGATTTAACCCACAGTAGCTCCTACAAAGCACAAGGCGGGATTGCTGCTGTTATCGCTGCTAACGATCATACTTCCCTACATATACAAGATACACTTGAGGCCGGTGAATTTCATCATCACGAGGAAAATGTAAAAGCACTAATCGAAAACGGGTCTTCTCTCGTAAAAGAGCTTTTGCAAGAAGGATTTAAGGCAGATTTAAATGAGGATGGCGAAATTTCTCTTGGCTTAGAAGGCGCTCATAGTAAGCACCGAATCGTCCATGCGGGTGGAGATGCTACAGGCAAAAATCTTATCGATTATATTGCGCGCGAACTAGCGCCGAATGTTCATATTCATACATATGAGTTTGCTTATGAACTTCTCTTAAATTCGGTTGGTGAATGCTGTGGTATTCGGGTGAAAACGAATGAAGGCGAAAAATCATATTACGCCTCGTACGTGATCCTTGCTACAGGAGGAGCTGGTGCACTTTATGCTTGTACTTCTAATTGTGAGAATAGCTACGGAGATGGTATTGCATTAGCTTATTTAGCTGGAGCAGCGATCACAGATATGGAGTTTGTACAATTTCATCCAAGCCTGCTATATGTTAATGGAGCAAAAGGTCTTGTTTCCGAGGCGGTTCGAGGGGCAGGAGGTAAATTCGTTGATCAAAACGGGCAATCTATTATGGACGGAAAGCATCCTTTAGGAGATTTAGCACCACGCCATATTACAGCCTATGAAATGAACAAAATGCGAGCAAATGGACAAGAAGTATTTATTGATATTTCGAAAATTGAAAACTTCGATCAAAAATTCCCAACAATTCACGCCCTTTGTTATCAAAACGATGTGAATCTATCGAATGGCAGGATACCGATTGCACCTGGCAGTCATTTTTTAATGGGTGGTGTAATTACTAATCTCTACGGTCAAACTTCTATCCCTCGATTATTTGCCATTGGTGAAGTTGCTTGTACGGGGGTTCATGGGGCAAATCGACTTGCGAGTAATTCATTATTAGAAGGCATTACTTTTGGGCAAATGATGGCAACCTATTTACTAGAGAACGGAAGTAAGCAAAACAATTTTATAAGTAATAATGAAACCGGCACTCCTCTGCCTAAAAACTTATACCCAAAAGAATCTTTACAAAAGGCAATGCTAAGCAATGCTGGCATTGTCCGCTCAAATGAGAGTTTACAAAAATTGATTAATCAATTACCTGTCATCTCATGCAAAAAAGTAAATTTACAGCATTATTCTAAGGAACTTATAGAGTTATATTTTATGAATACAACCGCTTCTTTAATTGTTCACGCTGCACAAGCAAGAACAGAATCAAGAGGTGCACATATACGTGGAGACTATCCTTCGAAAGACAGACTTTGGCAAAGAAAATGGATTGTGTTTGAACAAGGAAAAATGAATGTGAGGAAAGATTTGTATGAATGTAATCAAACTGAAAGCTATGTTAACGAGTTTTTTTAA
- the nadA gene encoding quinolinate synthase NadA, translating to MTLAKFMESSMLPDKYKSMTQEEMETRIHEIKNKLGDDLFIPGHHYQRDEVIQFANITGDSLQLAQVAAANKKAKSIVFCGVHFMAETADMLTEDDQIVYLPDMRAGCSMADMANIYQTEEAWVALTKTFGDTIIPLTYVNSTAAIKAFTGRNGGACVTSSNAKTMVQWAFTQKPRIFFLPDQHLGRNTAFELGIPLEHMAVWNPTSGQLEYDGALEDVKVILWKGHCSVHEGFTVYNIKDVRTKYPNMKIIVHPECSREVVALSDENGSTKHICDVIEAAPAGSSWAIGTEMNLVKRLIAKNPDKHIISLNENMCPCLTMNRIDLPHLLWTLETIEQGRQGNVISVDKEITVQAVLSLERMLAHA from the coding sequence ATGACACTCGCTAAATTTATGGAAAGCTCTATGCTTCCAGATAAGTATAAATCGATGACTCAGGAGGAAATGGAAACACGCATTCATGAAATAAAAAACAAGTTAGGTGACGATCTATTCATTCCTGGTCACCATTACCAGCGTGATGAAGTTATTCAATTTGCTAATATTACAGGAGACTCCCTACAGCTCGCTCAAGTGGCCGCCGCAAATAAAAAAGCAAAGAGTATCGTATTTTGTGGTGTACATTTTATGGCCGAGACAGCTGATATGCTAACGGAAGACGACCAAATAGTCTATCTACCAGATATGCGTGCTGGCTGCTCTATGGCGGATATGGCGAATATTTATCAAACAGAGGAAGCATGGGTAGCGCTAACAAAAACATTTGGGGATACAATCATTCCATTAACTTATGTGAATTCAACTGCGGCTATTAAAGCATTTACAGGGCGTAACGGTGGTGCTTGCGTTACATCATCCAACGCTAAAACGATGGTACAGTGGGCATTTACACAAAAACCTCGCATATTTTTCCTACCTGATCAGCATTTAGGGCGTAATACTGCTTTTGAACTTGGTATTCCTTTGGAGCATATGGCTGTGTGGAATCCAACTTCGGGCCAACTAGAGTATGATGGTGCACTTGAAGATGTGAAGGTCATTTTATGGAAGGGACATTGTTCCGTACACGAAGGCTTTACTGTATATAACATTAAGGATGTGCGTACTAAATATCCTAACATGAAAATTATCGTCCATCCGGAGTGTAGTCGAGAAGTAGTTGCTTTATCAGATGAGAATGGCTCTACGAAGCATATATGTGATGTAATCGAGGCTGCGCCTGCTGGGTCAAGCTGGGCCATTGGGACAGAGATGAATCTAGTCAAGCGATTAATCGCTAAAAACCCCGATAAGCACATTATTTCATTAAATGAAAATATGTGCCCTTGCTTAACAATGAACCGGATCGATTTACCCCATTTATTATGGACACTCGAAACGATCGAACAAGGTCGACAAGGGAATGTGATTTCGGTTGATAAAGAGATAACTGTTCAGGCGGTATTGTCGCTAGAGCGTATGCTCGCACATGCATAA
- a CDS encoding S-layer homology domain-containing protein, with protein MKALYVFLSSLVLFGFITVSPVVAAEKSIDLYYLDDVDYDHWAYNELERFLYSDIIDGYVETESFEEDGEEYEYTYVSIKPKNSITRAEFTKILVNSMNLHAGETVKSFPDVKPANWYYEYVKIASSQGIINGKPDGTFRPNDKITRNEMAVMIYRAFESTLDFSATGKVFPDVPQENFAYEAVLKTAALGIIKGYGDVFKPYNDATRAEAIVMIDRALHLVPETDGDQHAIIQTVDRNIQDEMKFTEQQDVEALKALYRETTIGYQLAYSLDSLDMAGMIEESDATITMEQIGEYAISAVSVSNHFAQVRMDNLVYKVSMTAPDMSFNTTVDLSGTAYLKKSDESKWKIYNVVLDEEDYELEW; from the coding sequence ATGAAAGCACTATATGTTTTTTTATCTTCCCTTGTTTTATTTGGATTTATTACTGTTTCGCCAGTAGTAGCAGCAGAAAAATCCATCGATTTATATTATTTGGATGATGTTGATTACGATCATTGGGCATACAATGAATTGGAACGTTTCTTATATTCAGATATCATAGACGGATATGTGGAAACAGAATCGTTTGAGGAAGATGGAGAGGAATATGAATATACATACGTTTCTATAAAACCAAAAAATTCCATTACTCGTGCTGAATTCACAAAAATTTTAGTGAATTCGATGAATTTACATGCAGGTGAAACAGTTAAATCATTCCCTGATGTAAAACCGGCAAATTGGTATTACGAGTATGTTAAGATTGCCAGTAGCCAAGGCATCATCAATGGTAAACCAGACGGTACTTTCCGACCGAATGATAAGATTACACGTAACGAAATGGCAGTCATGATTTATCGTGCATTCGAGTCAACGCTTGATTTTTCAGCAACAGGAAAAGTATTCCCGGATGTACCACAGGAGAATTTTGCTTATGAAGCGGTTTTAAAAACGGCAGCTTTAGGAATTATCAAAGGGTATGGGGATGTCTTCAAACCTTACAATGATGCAACTCGTGCTGAAGCTATCGTGATGATTGACCGTGCCTTGCATCTAGTGCCTGAAACAGATGGAGATCAACATGCAATCATTCAAACAGTTGATCGTAACATTCAAGATGAAATGAAATTTACAGAACAACAAGACGTAGAAGCATTAAAGGCTCTTTATCGTGAAACGACAATTGGTTATCAACTAGCTTATTCACTTGATAGTTTGGATATGGCAGGGATGATTGAAGAATCAGATGCAACAATCACGATGGAACAGATTGGTGAATACGCGATTAGTGCTGTTTCTGTAAGTAATCATTTTGCTCAAGTCCGCATGGATAACTTAGTATATAAAGTATCTATGACAGCGCCAGACATGTCTTTTAACACGACAGTTGACTTATCAGGAACTGCTTATCTTAAGAAAAGCGATGAAAGTAAATGGAAAATTTATAATGTTGTTCTTGATGAAGAGGACTATGAACTAGAATGGTAA
- a CDS encoding GrpB family protein: protein MKVRLTDYSVNWTQMFQNEAEFLKTIFGDEIIQCEHFGSTSILGMKAKPVIDMMCIVKSIEKVDLFNSQMADLSYDVAGEWGIAGRRLFRKGGENRTHHIHFYEVDNPEIQRHLIFRDYLRAHPQEVINYSRFKEELAQRFEHTSEYSPAKKKFVSELELKALSWRKQ, encoded by the coding sequence ATGAAAGTTCGTCTTACAGACTATAGTGTAAATTGGACTCAAATGTTTCAGAATGAAGCAGAGTTTCTTAAAACAATATTTGGTGACGAAATAATTCAGTGCGAACATTTTGGAAGTACATCCATTTTGGGAATGAAAGCAAAACCTGTTATTGATATGATGTGTATTGTTAAAAGCATTGAAAAAGTTGATTTATTCAACAGTCAGATGGCAGATCTTAGTTATGATGTTGCTGGAGAATGGGGGATTGCAGGTAGAAGGTTATTTCGAAAAGGTGGCGAAAATAGAACCCACCATATTCATTTTTATGAGGTAGATAATCCTGAAATTCAAAGGCATTTAATCTTTCGAGATTATTTAAGGGCTCATCCTCAAGAGGTAATTAATTACAGTCGCTTTAAAGAAGAATTAGCGCAACGCTTCGAGCATACAAGCGAGTACAGCCCAGCAAAAAAGAAATTTGTTAGTGAATTGGAACTAAAAGCTCTCAGTTGGCGCAAACAATAA
- a CDS encoding inner-membrane translocator, whose protein sequence is MDTLILYLFIIVIISLNIASYILFKKGKLNLIISGIIMMMLAPVFGFSSYSLFHYFYDWNSGGTGEGAGYGGAILGLITLANGVLIIVIGIIRWGIKLIAKYNKK, encoded by the coding sequence ATGGATACTTTGATTTTATATTTATTTATCATAGTCATAATATCGCTTAATATCGCTAGTTATATACTGTTTAAAAAAGGAAAACTAAATCTTATTATATCTGGCATCATTATGATGATGCTTGCTCCAGTTTTTGGTTTTTCAAGTTATTCATTATTTCATTACTTTTATGATTGGAATTCAGGGGGAACTGGAGAGGGTGCTGGGTATGGTGGTGCAATTTTAGGGCTTATAACATTAGCTAATGGTGTTCTCATAATCGTAATTGGAATTATTAGGTGGGGGATTAAGTTGATTGCAAAATATAATAAGAAATAA